Genomic DNA from Solanum pennellii chromosome 3, SPENNV200:
TGAATATATCTTCCAAAGGGGTTGCTGTCCGTGGCAAGAAATCATCCTATTAAAGAAAGAGAAGATGGAGTTAGATTGAAAAGAATTGCAGCCCGCACAATGGGAGAAAAACTTCAAAGGCAGCTAAAAGACCAGTAGACATTGATAATTGACATCAAAATAGACATCGAAAATAATGCAAAACATCTGCAACCATTATATACACTAAATGAAGCTCCTTGCTTCATAGGTACAGATTCCAAAGCCAATAAATTGACCTCCAACTGTAACAAAGACTGGAATACACAGACGGAAGAAACGACATGATCTGCTTATTATGCAGAGCAGATGAGACTTGGGAGTTAGCTAAATTGACAAGGCCTTGAAACTACAAAATGCAGAAAGTTACATGCTTCCACACCAAGAGTATCCATCTAGAGTGGTTAAGAATGTTCAAAGTGATGCATGTAGAACTTGCCTGAAGCACAATGGAGTTGATGACATCTGCATATCTCACTGCCAGATTCAGTGACATACATCTAGCTGGTGCAATAGCAAAGCACCTGATTCTTTTCCTATCAATATTTCCCAGCTTGTCAAGATTTTGTGCTACCACCATTGTCAATAACGCTGCTACACCTGACCCAAGTGAATGTCCGGTAACTGTTAAGGTATAGTTTGGATATTTCTCCAGCAGTTGCTTCATGATCTCACATTCTGCATTTAACACCAATCCAGCTGCTTTTAATAAGCCATTGTGAACATACCCACCATCAAATTTCCGTTTTCCCAGCTTATTGTCCAACAAGACTGCATAATCACTCTCCTTCGCCAAATTAAGACCTCTAATAGCAAGAACTATGTCGGCATGATCATGATCCAAATATAAGAGATATGGTGGTGCTCGACCACCGGTATCTGGATAGTTTTTCTTCACAATTAAACAGTCTGGATTAATTCCATATCCTTCAGGTGGTTCCCACTGAGGTTGTCTAAGATCATCTTCGTATACACCCAATATGTATCGGCATAGCCTAGGGACAGGTTCAAATTCTTCAGCCGTGGCAACACTCCAATTTTCGCTGTCATGTCCTGCACTATGGAGACACCGCTTCCACATCCATCGGGCACAAGCTACACCGTATACACATTCAAGGAGAGGGGGTAAACCACAGAGAACGGACATTATTGCCTATGGCCTAATTGTTAGACTGTTGATTAAGAATGTCCTTCAGACTAACTAGCAGCTAGTCAAAATCTGCAAGATTAACATAGCAGATAATAAGGATACCTTAATATAAAAGCCACAATGCCCACAACTTAAATCAGTAGCTCACAAACATCCAAACAAATATCAATGATCAGTCAATCGACTATGCCAAAATCTCAAAACTAGTTGGGGTTGGCTATATGAATCTTCAATATCCAATCTGTTCCAATTGAGCTCATTTCAGATGTAAACTAAGATTTCCTTGAAACTAGAGAATCTCAGCAATCTTACCCTAAACTAAGAGTACAAGTCTCTATACAGCCTGAAAAGACTTATTCCCtcaatgaaatttatatgaagaATCATTTAAATCCATGAATCTTAAAAAAACTCATGCAAAGAGTGTCTAATTTTGAGCCAAAAACTAAATCTAAATAAGAAAGTTCTACATGCATCAAAAAAAGATCCTTTCTTCAAACATCCATTAATACCCAATAACATAAACCATAAATGGGGAAAATAACAGTACAAAGACAACACCTTTAACACTTGAACATTGAAAACATTACCTAAAATGGGTCATTCACCTTAGGGCTCCTGAACCTCAGAAAAGCAGAATTTGCATAAAAATATCGACACCCCAAGTAGCAGATTCAAGTGTTGATGAGAATTCTGAAGTCAATGCTGTGTATTCTCACTTGTTAGCAATAGTATTTAACCCACAACTGAGGCAGACATTGAAATGATCAAACAGGAGACAGATGTGTACCAATTATTGCTGAGTTGTTGGAAGTCAACTTGCTCCTTCACGAAAGGGTACTTCTTTGTTGTCCTTTTCTACTCTCTCCTGTTTCTTCTTAAGTCTCCAATGGGTTTAACGGAAACTGACAAATCTCACAGAGAAAATTAGAAAAGGGTTAAAGAAACCAAATTTGTGCATTTTATAGTAACCAAATTCATGGTGGTAAAATCTAAGACATCGTACTAccacaattattattattatttgtttgaataGACTGCTTCGTttcgtattttttttaattataaattgtgaaattttattgataaatttggTGGTAAAATCTAGACATTTCCTAtcgctattattattattatgatttgtttgaataaattgtctcgtttcatttttttttaattgtaaattgtgaaattttattaataaatttatattaaattgatttttaaatttattatattttttattaagtcaATTTTTACTGGTTAATAaggttaaaattatattttggtcATGTTATTTAGTTGACAAGACTAACTAAACTCATGTTCTTTCAAAACTAAATTTCTCtaaaattattgattaaaacatctttaaaatattagttCATGCATATGTAAAAAGGTCTTCGTAAGATCATACGTAGAGAAACTTTAATTCTTCAATGATTAGTTGCAAGTCCTTTGTTTATAAAAGCTTTTCCATATCTAAATTGTGATCGATAAATTTCTATATCTTTGTAATGTGATCAAGACTTTACTCCGTATTAGTAGTGAAGTTTCAACATTGACTCAAGAACGAAAAAAAAAGCTTTAAAATTGATGATTGTGAGGAGACATAATAAGAGGATATGTGTTTTATCATTGAAATTCATAAAGATGATAATATTTGCATATGTAAGGTAAGGTAAGGTCTAGCTCCCTTTACTTGTATTTATTCTTATtgagatttttatttctaattaataGCCGCTAGACACTCTCTGTAATGGTATCCACCAATCGACATACATGCTTCACCTGTGTGATTCCACatttacatatacattttttttatcgttttagtttgtttgacttattttttaattttcttatatatctaaaaattgcattaaaagtactataaatcatGCTAATTGACaacttaaatttcatattaaaaaattgattgcttataaaaaaaattcaattgattcataaaattaatctatTTATGTCACATAAACGGGACAAAAGAAGTAACTTGTATTGTCTTGATTTGAAAACTACGAATATAGCATTATAAATCTCAATTATTAACAACATATTAACTCTTGAATAACTATTTTTACTACATATCTTGGGACAAGACAAGTAACatgtattatttaaaaattacgtaaaaaatattataatttaccATAATTAACGATTTAAAATActataaaatcatgttaaaatttaattgactCTCTAAATTTTATCTATATCACGTAAAGTGAGAccgaaaaaattataaatatcaaaCTCATGCTAGCACGGACACTTATATCTAGTACTCcttctgtttaaaaaagaatgacctagtttgacttggaccagagtttaagaaaagaaaaaagactttttaatcttgtacttctaaattaaagttatatcaaatgtaccaaaacactcttaatcttgtggtcttaatcATACCAGGTGAAAAgctaaagttaaagtgttgccaaaaaaggaaagaggacattttttttaaacaaactaaaaaggagatatggatattttctttttgaaacgaaTGGAGTAACGAAATAAGTGTAGACTGTATAGTATAGATCTATAAGtttcaaataaataagataaagttttgattttggacTCGAATTTCTTATAATATGCAACTGAAATAAGTCCTCGCTAATGATAAAAAAGGAAGGTTGAACGTCGAAGCTATTCTTATTTTACCGAAGAAATCTGGATCACGCAAACAATGTATCAAAAACAAGGTGGGTTTGACCCAACTATATTTATATGATCCCTACCTACCCTCAagaatatgttgttttatttatgaGAAAAATTCTGAAACATTAATATTTTGAGCTCTTATTAtaaagtatatattatatattaatgagTTGACTAATTATCAAATGCAGGGATAGTTTACTTCTCAAAATTTGCGAACAATGTATGTATTGACTATTTCTGttcaattattttgtattcattcgctttataaaaaaataggtataataaataaagagtaaattttagaattaacatacataaaattatattaatatgttataGCTTGTATAATTATTCTCCAtggtaaattttatatttattatgaagCATTAGATTTGTATAATCACAGGTAGTAACATGTGTTGTATAAAAATGCagcaattatatatgtatatcagttatataattgtatatatatgtaattgatatatatatatatacatatatatgtataggttATCAAtgattgtgtttgtatatatctgcataaaatttgaatttgcatacaattgaaccGAAATAAAACATTTGCATATCAAATCTCTCTATCGCTTATAgaacacaaattatacattgtaatttgtataatttgtgtttgtataaagcgagaaagagagagcgACAAAAGAAATATAGTAGGAAAAacattgtatttgtataattataagtgtacagGACaagaatatatgtatttatatttgtatatataattttctctcgctttatacaaaaataaacataatttatatatttgtgtttgtataaagtaagaatgacgagAGAAATTTTTAGAGAGAGAGGCGATGACAGAGTGTTTGCTACAAATTAGACTTAAATGaaactataattataatatttagtttgaattaataatttattattttatataattccaataaatatatagtaaatTGGTAAATTGAAACAGAGAAATTGACATAACTccaagtatatatataacaaaatagaGAAGGACACAAATTCTATCTATGTGTTGTAAttaatttctaaactcttgttattTCGAgtaaatatataacatatatttgCTCTGTCAAATAATTATCCAAAGGTAAATATAAAACCATAAAAATTCGACGAGACTTCAAGTATGCACACCCTTATTTTAGGTggtttgtttttaatatttgttcttCAAATTCGTTATTTAATTTTCACTCTCTCTTGGTACTCattcaaagaaaatttaatagGCCAAAAGTtccttaattatgatttaattttacTGAACGAGACGAATTTTGTAGGCAAAACTTATAACAAATGTTTATTTTGAGACATAATTTTGTAACATTTGATTAGCATGACGAGACTTCTATAGAACTTTTGCCTTGAGGCATAACTTTGGCAACTAATTTATGTCCATAACTCAATTTGTGCCACTAAACTTATGTTATGTGACATAACTTGTGCCGTCTCACTTATACTTTGAGGCATGTTACgacttaatttttcttttaccttGAGGTATAACTTTAGCTACTAAACTTAAACTTTAAAACCATAATTTTTGTGTCATTGAATCAATGTTTGGGGCATAACTTATGCTACTAAATTTATGCCTCGcgaattttattttgttttgcatttttttccGTTGTTAaaggtattttagaccctttttcgttcttttggtaatttaaaattttgaataaaaattaaagaatcgAGACAACGGTTAAAGattagggcaactttcacatattgcaaataaaaaattcatatttgtatgctatagcaaagtttacattgttgcgctccatagcaaacatagaaactgtataatttgctatacttatacagttgaagcaaattgtataaacgaagtgtataaaacaagaaagagacttgacaaggaatatacaattgaatcgaattgtataaaacgagaaagagagtaagacaaaagaaactgggcaggggagtattttattgtataattataagtgtatatgatgaaaatatatttacatgcatgtgtatatacaattttctcacgctttatacaaacagaaacgcaatttatacatttcccttttgtttgtataagtgagaaaggcgagggtggcgagcgagattttggagagtggcgagcgaggggaacaaaaatatatgtatttaaacaattttctttgctttatacaattagaaacaatttttatacacttgtgtttgtataaaaagtgaggaagcgagcgagagattggaggagagtggcgagcgagatatttggaagagaggcgcctgacaattttttgcaaactttTTCTATGGAgcataattaaatcaaaccctagctactccatttattttaggttattagtttgctattatatacaattttccccaAAGATTATTATACCAAAATAGAGGCTTTGTGCAAAGTGAGCAAATGGCCCATGAGATTTTGGTGAACATGGGCCTACAACCTATTGggctttttttttcaattggaACAATTGTGAGAAATAAAGGTCCAAGTCCAAACGGCCCAAACCCTAAGTCCTCGCGAAGCGTTTGAATTACTATATTACCCTCATAATCGTGGCCTTGGTAtataaaaaaacctaaaacccTAGTTTCAGCTTATCACCCGCCTCAAGACTCTCAGCAGATCGAGCAAAAATCAAAGGTAAGCTTTCTCTCTTTCTTCACTGCTGAAGCTTGATGTGATGTTAGAACCAGTAAAAGGATGAACAATCTGTTAACCGTttgtaaaaatgaaatgaaattgattttgtttttgctGTATGGTTTGGTTTAATCAGGGGATGGCGCCGCCGAACACAGGATTAGCAGTGGGATTGAACAAAGGACACATTGTAACCAAGAAGGAGTTAGCTCCACGCCCTTCTGACAGAAAAGGGGTAATTTTTCGTTCATTTACTGAGCTATAGATTGTTGATTACTCTACTGGACTGTGTTTGTAATGTTTTGGATTTGAATTTAGGTCTTGTTGTATTTGAATCACGAAAACAAACTCAGGGGTTGTATTAAGTTATATGTCTAggttttattttagtttgtaaCATTATTTTATGCCAATCAAAGATAAAAGGATACAGATGTTATAACAATTTTTAGAGTTTGTgtattgaattaatgttaagGAGTTTagagtttatgtattgaattaatgttaagGAGTTTagagtttatgtattgaattaatCTAGAGAGGTTTGATGTGTAGTAATTGAGCTCATTATTGGAAACTTCAGTGTTTAGATTTGTCATTTGGCAGATGGTCCTAAATGTGTGTATGCATAAAACGTTAAGGTTGTAGGTTTGCGTATACGTTACCTTTCTCGAAGTGTTAAGTCAAAAGTTGTGACTGAAAGGAGAGAACTGTCTGATAAACCAAAAATTGTTAGTGTACTGGAGTACACCTAGCACTCGCTCTTTTTTCTATTGGTATACAAAGGTTCCTCACCTGATTGTAAAACAAGTTTTGTAGCGACGGATATtgctttttaaaaagttaaaaataatcaCTGGCTTCTATGgactattttttgtttttttttttgtgttaggTTCTTCTATACGTGATATAGAGCGGTAACATAATTTCattcatataaaagaaaattaaccaGTGTCTACAACAACATTGTGTGATTTGTGTAGGTAGGGTTTTTCtgtattctttttccttttttattagaaaatattcAGTTGTATAGTGATCCCATTACCTTTCAGTCTGAGGTTTCCAGTTTTGGATGTGCATCCCATGCTTTGCTTGCATGAATATTTGTTAAGTGACATTTGATTCAGTTGCCTAATTGCTATGTTGATTCAGAAAACAAGCAAAAGAATCCACTTCGTCAGGAGCCTCATCAGAGAAGTTGCTGGATTTGCTCCATATGAGAAGAGGATAACTGAGCTTCTTAAAGTTGGTAAGGACAAGCGTGCATTGAAGGTAGCCAAGAGGAAGTTGGGTACCCACAAGAGGgcaaagaagaagagagaggaGATGTCTAGCGTTCTCCGTAAGATGAGGTGATGTCTTGTGATCATTTGATTTCTTAACAGCGATGTCAGATTATTATTTCCCCATCTCTGAAGAAGAATGTGTTAATCCCCTGACTAATATTTCTCTCTGTTTTGCAGGGCAACCGGTGGTGGTGAAAAGAAGAAGTGAAGCCCTCTATCCTTATTTTGACAATTGAGGAACTGAGTTTATTAGTTATTATACATGATCTTTTTGAATTAGCTATAAAATTCTCTAGACTCAAACACAATTATGGCTTTGAATTTTCATCAAGATTGTGACATTTTGCTTAAATTTCAAGTTGAAGTCACATTTTCGTATTGTTGTtctgtattttttgtttttgttaaattGTGTTGTTCCTTGTGATGGCGGTGGCTTATACTCTATTTTTTTCTCCCTCCAATGGCCCTTAAACAAGTTCAAAGTACTGGCTTAAGTGAGTAGCACATCAATCCTATAATTCTTTGGTTGATTTAAAAcgttaaagaattttttttatttgttgccAAATAGCTTGAGTCAGAtcttttggcatttttgaaatGCAGCACTATACATCTgctagtaataataatagtactGTTACAAGACTTGCTAACTGACTAAATACATTCAAGTTAGTATTTTTGGtatgaataaattatgaaaCTGTTAAAAGTAAGCTCTTATCAAATTGGAGGagatgaagaatatgaaatctTTTTATGTTAATGTAAATTCCAAGGATTTGGCTTCGCAAGGGACATAATTTGTACTCTTATTTTCTGTCACGAGATTTTGCAAGGATACAGCACTATTGTATGTTCGGATTATTCattgaaatcaaaatttcaattgGAGGGGATGAGGTAAACCAACATTTTATACCAGAAAATATGTCCTTGGTCTTTGTAACCAAACAAGTGAACGACCCATCTAAGTATTTAAACCAATTCTCATATTACCTCTTTATTTAAATGGACTGTTATCCATTGAAATTATTAGTTATTGTACATTCACACATGTACTCTATTGATAAGAGTCATAGTGAGATGAATAGACGCAGCACCATCTTTTAAAATGAAGATTTGAAATCATTGTCTTTTGAAGTCTGTCTCTTATCTCTGTGTGTTGTCCAGAGGAGGGGGAATCATTCTTTTGTTATAGGACTCATGCAATACAATTAAGAAGCTCAGTACCAACATTAACATGTATGTAGTACAATTAAGAAGCTAAAATCATCAATGTGCTGATGGAAGGTATCGATACGCAGAGTTTTCTTTTATTCCTCTCTTCTGGTGGATGACAATGTCCACCAGCTTATATGGGCCAAAATTGACTGCTCCAATCAGTGAATTTTATTGACCAAAAAGGCAAAAAAGGATACAACAGTCTTTCATACAACACAATTTTCATGTCTTGAATTTCTGTGAGATTTTCTCAACTCCACCCCTGCAGTCATCTGCAAAGCGCTTAACACCGTCCTTGAGAGCCGAGCCAACTTCAGCTGAGCTCTGCTGCATTCCTTGTACTGAGTTGCCCATCTTTGACATGACAGCATCCTTTAACTCCTCTGTTTGCTTGCCTGCCTTTAATGCCCACTCCTTGAGCATAGTGATCAGcaacattattttttcaataatcatATGAATCGTCTCTCTTGATTTCCCTCTCATTGTATCAGCCATTTCCTTGAGCTTGTCCACTAATGTTTCAGCACTATTAACAGTTGATTCAGCGGACTCATTTCCAGCATTCTGCCATGTAACTCCAGCATTGGCTTCTTCTTGCAGGTCATTGTCAACTACCACTTTAATGCCTTGCTTCTGCCAGCGGTCTCTAGCCTCTTCCAAGGCTTTTGCTTGCTCTCTAGCCTTCTTAGCCTCATCTTCCGCCCAAGTCCTAGTTGcaatattgaaataaatatcaatCAACTGTAGATGCAAAGAACGAAGGGGGAACAGGGAGAAATTATTGCAGCAAACAAAAGATGATGTGATAAAAGTTTCAACATGTAGTGCTGTACTGATGGAAGTTCCTTAATACAAGTCATTTTGCAAATTAGGAGGGACTGCGTGACTAGAGCAACAGACCAACAGTAACAGTCAATGTCAAAGATGCTAGAGTTACCTATGATACATACAATAAAATATGGATGATGGTAGTTTCACATTAAATCTATTTGTCAGAAAATGCAGCTTTATATGATACTAAAGCAACCATAAGTTCAGAAAAATAACAGAATTACAAGGACAACAAAGGCGACAGCTTAAACATATCAGACCATTGTTATCAAAGGCGAAAAGCGCAAAAAAGCTCTAAGGTCCGTGGGGGCTTTAAGAGCAAATAACGCAtgggctttaatgaaaaaaggtgcaaagggagaaaaaatacaaatatatatatgtttagtccaatactaataattaaaaatatgaatgacaaatttatgaccaaagaaaaaaagaaatcatgATAAAGTGAAACATCAATTGTTTAGTGTCACTTCTTCATAAGAGGCTCATTGGCAAGGAAAGTTTGCCTTAGAACCTCGATGATGACACCGAAAAGCGTATAAAGTGAGGCGAAGCGCTCAACATGTTTTGAGCCACACTTTTGGGCTTAAGcgcgcctttgataacactgggCCAGACAAGGAACACacttcaaaattatcaaaagaagaaaatgggATAGATTTCCTTAGCCCCTTCACAGAGACGAGGAATTACTTAAGCCAGAGTAGCACTAGTAACCAACTCTAATGATACATGATATCGTCACAGATTCCTCAGAATACTCAAATATCAATATTAAACTAATTTTCAGTGAATGATAACAAACGACTATTGAACTGTGGGATTGTCACTAACTAGTAGGCAGGTTAAATCCTCCTTGGTGAGCCATTTGAATGTGATGAATCAACATTGTAATTATGATCGAGCTAGAAAAACATTTAAGATGATACatttcttacctagccaaggatAATGCTTTTCTCTCAACCTCCAGCTCATACTGCAAACGTGCTATCTCTTGGGTTTCAAATTCTGCATCTTTCCTAAGCTTTTCAATCCTCTCTTTATCATAGGTGATCTCTAATTTGTCGCTCACAAGGGTCTGTAATTGCTCCTCTACATCGCGTCTTAATCTGGAAAGAATTTCCATTTCTGAATCAACAACAGCACGTTCCTTCATTAATGCTAAATTCTCTTCCTCCCGCTGAGCTCTCAAACTCTCCAACTCTCTTCTTGCTTCCTCAGCTAACTTCTCCACGGCTTCAATCTTTTCCCTTTCCAATAAGAGTTCCTTCTCAAAACTTGCATTTACATCTTTCTCAACTTCAGATACCAGAGCATTATGGGCTGAAACAGCTTTGTCAGCCATCGACTCAGCCTCAATGCGTGCAAGTTCCTCACCAACGATATCAGAAGCTTCACCGGTTGCTAGGGCAATAGCAGCTTGGGCTTTGGTCACAGGTTTATCTGGTTGGAAGAGTCTTGTGTACCCTGTATTGACAGGTTAGTCACAGCATAACTTACCCTTCCCCAGATCCAACCTCATAAGAAACAATTAATAGTACTCACCGAATGCAAGGGCCATTATTCCCTGTTCACCTGATGATAAGTCAGCTACCACCGCAGGCCATGCATCTGGATGAATCTTGTCAACATCTATGAACCCAGAGACTCTCTGAACGGACTGTCAAGGAAAAGAGATTGTACCAAATTAGTGAATAGTCACTTACTATGCGTAATAAACAAGATAGAAACCACCCATTCTTTAATTTGTATGCAACCTTTTGGTCAACAATTGGTAGCTGTCTTTTCTCTATCGCCATCTTCCAGCTGACAAGATCTTGACGTGATAAAGGACTGCAATGCAGAACTTTAATGCATCAAGTAGGAAATGACTAGGAAAGTTAGTTGGCATCATAATGCATTAGCAATGCCATGAAGTTAGAGATGTCACTCTTTTATAGCTAGTACATCAGGGGAACATTGATTAGCAACTTCAACGAATATAGGATCGAAAAATATAAGAAACCATAACCCGTGCTACTATACAAAGTCTAAAGGAGGTACATGTTTTAATTCATCAGGGAAAGGGAAGTAGTACATGAGATAGGCAGATAAATCTATCTGTGAAAATTCAAAACACTCATCAGCTCAGTCTCCACCTGTAAATACTGTTGAATATCGATTCTTGAGAGCGATCACCTAAAAGAAGTCCAACATTGAATGTGTGAGCAGTATTATACCTTTCAGGACAGAAGAAGACAGGAGTTTGGTCATCATCCAAAGATGACTGCATGTCACGTCTTGAGAGTTTGCTGGAAAGTAACCCTGCTTCGGCTAAACCTAAAGAGGTACACATTCAGAAGACTGTAGCCCCAATGTCAAA
This window encodes:
- the LOC107015504 gene encoding uncharacterized protein LOC107015504; protein product: MSVLCGLPPLLECVYGVACARWMWKRCLHSAGHDSENWSVATAEEFEPVPRLCRYILGVYEDDLRQPQWEPPEGYGINPDCLIVKKNYPDTGGRAPPYLLYLDHDHADIVLAIRGLNLAKESDYAVLLDNKLGKRKFDGGYVHNGLLKAAGLVLNAECEIMKQLLEKYPNYTLTVTGHSLGSGVAALLTMVVAQNLDKLGNIDRKRIRCFAIAPARCMSLNLAVRYADVINSIVLQDDFLPRTATPLEDIFKSLFCLPCLLCLRCMRDTCISEEKMLKDPRRLYAPGRLYHIVERKPFRCGRFPPVVKTAVPVDGRFEHIVLSCNATSDHAIIWIEREARRALELMQERDHVKEIPAKQKMERQQTLTREHNEEHKAALQRAVTLAVPHAFSPSHYGTFDELEEEQSDTSVRDSSPGSSSRSKTKDNWDELIERLYEKDDSGHKILKRSRSQ
- the LOC107014363 gene encoding uncharacterized protein LOC107014363 isoform X2, whose protein sequence is MVGAGAAGIILVSGLTFAALSISRRSSTGIKQQMEPLTAQEEMSIDSDNHTDTVQEEKVLGDNEFKDNSGEELEAGRISEDTDDGNPTSVGVFVDDSHETHIQHDLDDGKASDDAVVASEVISESPEATFVMSSYESEEDSLIAGKPEPTTEPEQKNYNDDEVAAASVISPNSTYEFDNQVGVSSLEGSGHSEISLESPPIEPSNLNTAVNPQSEALLEPMITQEVYVETQSSFSTTNVDPSEMLEIPSDGDKSSFEVHKSNRDEVPGTASVSTTAYDHLRNDFKDINASRSSLNSTDLGDVFTSAGIPAPSTISPALQAPPGRVLVPASFDQVQGQALSALQALKVIESDVQPGDLCTRREYARWLVSASSALSRTTVSKVYPAMYIEKVTDLAFDDITPEDPDFPSIQGLAEAGLLSSKLSRRDMQSSLDDDQTPVFFCPESPLSRQDLVSWKMAIEKRQLPIVDQKSVQRVSGFIDVDKIHPDAWPAVVADLSSGEQGIMALAFGYTRLFQPDKPVTKAQAAIALATGEASDIVGEELARIEAESMADKAVSAHNALVSEVEKDVNASFEKELLLEREKIEAVEKLAEEARRELESLRAQREEENLALMKERAVVDSEMEILSRLRRDVEEQLQTLVSDKLEITYDKERIEKLRKDAEFETQEIARLQYELEVERKALSLARTWAEDEAKKAREQAKALEEARDRWQKQGIKVVVDNDLQEEANAGVTWQNAGNESAESTVNSAETLVDKLKEMADTMRGKSRETIHMIIEKIMLLITMLKEWALKAGKQTEELKDAVMSKMGNSVQGMQQSSAEVGSALKDGVKRFADDCRGGVEKISQKFKT
- the LOC107012161 gene encoding 60S ribosomal protein L36-2-like, whose protein sequence is MAPPNTGLAVGLNKGHIVTKKELAPRPSDRKGKTSKRIHFVRSLIREVAGFAPYEKRITELLKVGKDKRALKVAKRKLGTHKRAKKKREEMSSVLRKMRATGGGEKKK